A genomic segment from Lagenorhynchus albirostris chromosome X, mLagAlb1.1, whole genome shotgun sequence encodes:
- the ATG4A gene encoding cysteine protease ATG4A isoform X2, which yields MESVLSKYENQITIFADYLEEFPDTDELVWILGKQHLLKTEKSKLLSDISARLWFTYRRKFSPIGGTGPSSDAGWGCMLRCGQMMLAQALICRHLGRDWNWERQKEQPKEYQRILQCFLDRKDCCYSIHQMAQMGVGEGKSIGEWFGPNTVAQVLKKLALFDEWNSLAVYVSMDNTVVIEDIKKMCHTLPLSAETAAESPPESLNASTQSKGPSACSPAWKPLLLIVPLRLGINQINPVYVDAFKECFKMPQSLGALGGKPNNAYYFIGFLGDELIFLDPHTTQTFVDTEENGTVDDQTFHCLQPPQRMNILNLDPSVALGFFCKEEKDFDSWCSLVQKEILKENLRMFELVQKHPSHWPPFVPPAKPEVTTTGAEFIDSTEQLEEFDLEEDFEILSI from the exons ttttatccaAGTATGAAAACCAGATTACTATTTTCGCTGACTACCTAGAAGAATTTCCAGATACAGATGAGCTGGTATGGATCTTGGGGAAACAGCATCTTCTTAAAACCG AAAAATCTAAGCTGTTGTCTGATATAAGTGCTCGTCTGTGGTTTACATACAGAAGGAAATTTTCACCGATTG GGGGAACGGGCCCTTCGTCAGACGCCGGCTGGGGATGTATGCTACGCTGTGGACAGATGATGCTGGCTCAAGCCCTTATCTGCAGACACTTGGGCAGGG aCTGGAactgggagagacagaaagaacaaCCCAAAGAATACCAACGAATCCTACAGTGCTTCCTAGATAGAAAAGACTGTTGCTACTCTATCCATCAAATGG CACAGATGGGTGTAGGAGAAGGGAAATCAATTGGCGAATGGTTTGGACCAAATACAGTTGCACAGGTGTTAAA AAAACTTGCTTTATTTGATGAATGGAATTCCTTGGCTGTTTATGTTTCAATGGATAACACCGTGGTTATTGAAGATATCA AAAAAATGTGCCACACCCTCCCCTTGAGTGCTGAAACAGCTGCCGAGAGCCCCCCTGAGTCTCTGAATGCTTCGACCCAGAGTAAGGGCCCCTCTGCCTGCTCTCCAGCCTGGAAACCCTTGCTGCTCATTGTGCCCCTCCGCCTGGGCATAAACCAAATCAATCCTGTCTATGTCGACGCCTTCAAA GAGTGTTTTAAGATGCCACAGTCTTTAGGGGCATTAGGAGGAAAACCAAATAACGCCTATTATTTCATAGGATTCTTAG GTGATGAGCTCATTTTCCTGGACCCTCACACAACCCAGACCTTTGTTGACACTGAGGAGAACGGGACGGTTGACGACCAGACTTTCCATTGTCTGCAACCTCCACAGCGAATGAACATCCTGAACTTGGATCCTTCCGTAGCATTG GGATTtttctgcaaagaagaaaaagactttgATAGCTGGTGTAGCCTTGTTCAGAAG gaaattctaaaggaaaatttAAGGATGTTTGAATTAGTTCAGAAACATCCATCACACTGGCCTCCCTTTGTTCCTCCAGCCAAGCCAGAAGTGACAACCACGGGGGCAG AATTCATCGACTCTACTGAACAACTAGAGGAGTTTGACCTGGAGGAAGATTTCGAGATTCTGAGCATATAG
- the ATG4A gene encoding cysteine protease ATG4A isoform X1, translated as MESGFLNSAIAEEMQGLSFIGHIQAGIIPKPVLSKYENQITIFADYLEEFPDTDELVWILGKQHLLKTEKSKLLSDISARLWFTYRRKFSPIGGTGPSSDAGWGCMLRCGQMMLAQALICRHLGRDWNWERQKEQPKEYQRILQCFLDRKDCCYSIHQMAQMGVGEGKSIGEWFGPNTVAQVLKKLALFDEWNSLAVYVSMDNTVVIEDIKKMCHTLPLSAETAAESPPESLNASTQSKGPSACSPAWKPLLLIVPLRLGINQINPVYVDAFKECFKMPQSLGALGGKPNNAYYFIGFLGDELIFLDPHTTQTFVDTEENGTVDDQTFHCLQPPQRMNILNLDPSVALEILKENLRMFELVQKHPSHWPPFVPPAKPEVTTTGAEFIDSTEQLEEFDLEEDFEILSI; from the exons ttttatccaAGTATGAAAACCAGATTACTATTTTCGCTGACTACCTAGAAGAATTTCCAGATACAGATGAGCTGGTATGGATCTTGGGGAAACAGCATCTTCTTAAAACCG AAAAATCTAAGCTGTTGTCTGATATAAGTGCTCGTCTGTGGTTTACATACAGAAGGAAATTTTCACCGATTG GGGGAACGGGCCCTTCGTCAGACGCCGGCTGGGGATGTATGCTACGCTGTGGACAGATGATGCTGGCTCAAGCCCTTATCTGCAGACACTTGGGCAGGG aCTGGAactgggagagacagaaagaacaaCCCAAAGAATACCAACGAATCCTACAGTGCTTCCTAGATAGAAAAGACTGTTGCTACTCTATCCATCAAATGG CACAGATGGGTGTAGGAGAAGGGAAATCAATTGGCGAATGGTTTGGACCAAATACAGTTGCACAGGTGTTAAA AAAACTTGCTTTATTTGATGAATGGAATTCCTTGGCTGTTTATGTTTCAATGGATAACACCGTGGTTATTGAAGATATCA AAAAAATGTGCCACACCCTCCCCTTGAGTGCTGAAACAGCTGCCGAGAGCCCCCCTGAGTCTCTGAATGCTTCGACCCAGAGTAAGGGCCCCTCTGCCTGCTCTCCAGCCTGGAAACCCTTGCTGCTCATTGTGCCCCTCCGCCTGGGCATAAACCAAATCAATCCTGTCTATGTCGACGCCTTCAAA GAGTGTTTTAAGATGCCACAGTCTTTAGGGGCATTAGGAGGAAAACCAAATAACGCCTATTATTTCATAGGATTCTTAG GTGATGAGCTCATTTTCCTGGACCCTCACACAACCCAGACCTTTGTTGACACTGAGGAGAACGGGACGGTTGACGACCAGACTTTCCATTGTCTGCAACCTCCACAGCGAATGAACATCCTGAACTTGGATCCTTCCGTAGCATTG gaaattctaaaggaaaatttAAGGATGTTTGAATTAGTTCAGAAACATCCATCACACTGGCCTCCCTTTGTTCCTCCAGCCAAGCCAGAAGTGACAACCACGGGGGCAG AATTCATCGACTCTACTGAACAACTAGAGGAGTTTGACCTGGAGGAAGATTTCGAGATTCTGAGCATATAG
- the ATG4A gene encoding cysteine protease ATG4A isoform X4: MESGFLNSAIAEEMQGLSFIGHIQAGIIPKPVLSKYENQITIFADYLEEFPDTDELVWILGKQHLLKTEKSKLLSDISARLWFTYRRKFSPIGGTGPSSDAGWGCMLRCGQMMLAQALICRHLGRDWNWERQKEQPKEYQRILQCFLDRKDCCYSIHQMAQMGVGEGKSIGEWFGPNTVAQVLKKLALFDEWNSLAVYVSMDNTVVIEDIKKMCHTLPLSAETAAESPPESLNASTQSKGPSACSPAWKPLLLIVPLRLGINQINPVYVDAFKECFKMPQSLGALGGKPNNAYYFIGFLGDELIFLDPHTTQTFVDTEENGTVDDQTFHCLQPPQRMNILNLDPSVALNSSTLLNN; encoded by the exons ttttatccaAGTATGAAAACCAGATTACTATTTTCGCTGACTACCTAGAAGAATTTCCAGATACAGATGAGCTGGTATGGATCTTGGGGAAACAGCATCTTCTTAAAACCG AAAAATCTAAGCTGTTGTCTGATATAAGTGCTCGTCTGTGGTTTACATACAGAAGGAAATTTTCACCGATTG GGGGAACGGGCCCTTCGTCAGACGCCGGCTGGGGATGTATGCTACGCTGTGGACAGATGATGCTGGCTCAAGCCCTTATCTGCAGACACTTGGGCAGGG aCTGGAactgggagagacagaaagaacaaCCCAAAGAATACCAACGAATCCTACAGTGCTTCCTAGATAGAAAAGACTGTTGCTACTCTATCCATCAAATGG CACAGATGGGTGTAGGAGAAGGGAAATCAATTGGCGAATGGTTTGGACCAAATACAGTTGCACAGGTGTTAAA AAAACTTGCTTTATTTGATGAATGGAATTCCTTGGCTGTTTATGTTTCAATGGATAACACCGTGGTTATTGAAGATATCA AAAAAATGTGCCACACCCTCCCCTTGAGTGCTGAAACAGCTGCCGAGAGCCCCCCTGAGTCTCTGAATGCTTCGACCCAGAGTAAGGGCCCCTCTGCCTGCTCTCCAGCCTGGAAACCCTTGCTGCTCATTGTGCCCCTCCGCCTGGGCATAAACCAAATCAATCCTGTCTATGTCGACGCCTTCAAA GAGTGTTTTAAGATGCCACAGTCTTTAGGGGCATTAGGAGGAAAACCAAATAACGCCTATTATTTCATAGGATTCTTAG GTGATGAGCTCATTTTCCTGGACCCTCACACAACCCAGACCTTTGTTGACACTGAGGAGAACGGGACGGTTGACGACCAGACTTTCCATTGTCTGCAACCTCCACAGCGAATGAACATCCTGAACTTGGATCCTTCCGTAGCATTG AATTCATCGACTCTACTGAACAACTAG
- the ATG4A gene encoding cysteine protease ATG4A isoform X3 produces MESGFLNSAIAEEMQGLSFIGHIQAGIIPKPVLSKYENQITIFADYLEEFPDTDELVWILGKQHLLKTEKSKLLSDISARLWFTYRRKFSPIGGTGPSSDAGWGCMLRCGQMMLAQALICRHLGRDWNWERQKEQPKEYQRILQCFLDRKDCCYSIHQMAQMGVGEGKSIGEWFGPNTVAQVLKKLALFDEWNSLAVYVSMDNTVVIEDIKKMCHTLPLSAETAAESPPESLNASTQSKGPSACSPAWKPLLLIVPLRLGINQINPVYVDAFKECFKMPQSLGALGGKPNNAYYFIGFLGDELIFLDPHTTQTFVDTEENGTVDDQTFHCLQPPQRMNILNLDPSVALGFFCKEEKDFDSWCSLVQKNSSTLLNN; encoded by the exons ttttatccaAGTATGAAAACCAGATTACTATTTTCGCTGACTACCTAGAAGAATTTCCAGATACAGATGAGCTGGTATGGATCTTGGGGAAACAGCATCTTCTTAAAACCG AAAAATCTAAGCTGTTGTCTGATATAAGTGCTCGTCTGTGGTTTACATACAGAAGGAAATTTTCACCGATTG GGGGAACGGGCCCTTCGTCAGACGCCGGCTGGGGATGTATGCTACGCTGTGGACAGATGATGCTGGCTCAAGCCCTTATCTGCAGACACTTGGGCAGGG aCTGGAactgggagagacagaaagaacaaCCCAAAGAATACCAACGAATCCTACAGTGCTTCCTAGATAGAAAAGACTGTTGCTACTCTATCCATCAAATGG CACAGATGGGTGTAGGAGAAGGGAAATCAATTGGCGAATGGTTTGGACCAAATACAGTTGCACAGGTGTTAAA AAAACTTGCTTTATTTGATGAATGGAATTCCTTGGCTGTTTATGTTTCAATGGATAACACCGTGGTTATTGAAGATATCA AAAAAATGTGCCACACCCTCCCCTTGAGTGCTGAAACAGCTGCCGAGAGCCCCCCTGAGTCTCTGAATGCTTCGACCCAGAGTAAGGGCCCCTCTGCCTGCTCTCCAGCCTGGAAACCCTTGCTGCTCATTGTGCCCCTCCGCCTGGGCATAAACCAAATCAATCCTGTCTATGTCGACGCCTTCAAA GAGTGTTTTAAGATGCCACAGTCTTTAGGGGCATTAGGAGGAAAACCAAATAACGCCTATTATTTCATAGGATTCTTAG GTGATGAGCTCATTTTCCTGGACCCTCACACAACCCAGACCTTTGTTGACACTGAGGAGAACGGGACGGTTGACGACCAGACTTTCCATTGTCTGCAACCTCCACAGCGAATGAACATCCTGAACTTGGATCCTTCCGTAGCATTG GGATTtttctgcaaagaagaaaaagactttgATAGCTGGTGTAGCCTTGTTCAGAAG AATTCATCGACTCTACTGAACAACTAG